In a genomic window of Polycladomyces abyssicola:
- a CDS encoding amino acid permease, with amino-acid sequence MTVKEQGQLQKSLKMRHMRMISIGGVIGAGLFVGSGAVIHATGPAAVISYLLAGVLIVLIMRMLGEMAAAHPSIGSFAEYGRLALGGWAGFSIGWLYWYFWVIVVAVEATAGAGILQYWLPGVPLWVLSLGLMVLLTLTNVISVRSYGEFEYWFASIKVGAIVVFMILGGLYVLGLWPGASMDFSNLYAHGGFAPHGYSSILQGIVIVIFSFVGSEIVTIAAAESSEPEKAVAKATNSVIWRVLVFYIGSILLVVTMLPWNAASVLKSPYVSALTALDIPAADQIMNVIVLTAVLSCLNSGLYTSSRMLYALAKKGDAPRWFMHLNGRGVPIRAILLGTVIGYLSVVMSYVSPDQVFLFLVNSSGVVALFIYLLIAVSQLRMRDRLERERPERLQVRMWGYPVLTYLTIAGMLAVIGSMAWIPSMRSQLWASLLSWLVVLVAYALRYRWGVSQSDNTSQTERA; translated from the coding sequence ATGACGGTGAAGGAACAAGGACAACTGCAGAAAAGCCTGAAAATGCGCCATATGCGCATGATTTCGATCGGGGGCGTAATCGGTGCCGGGTTGTTCGTCGGCAGTGGTGCTGTTATCCACGCGACCGGGCCGGCGGCCGTGATCTCGTATCTGCTGGCAGGTGTATTGATCGTCCTGATCATGCGCATGTTGGGTGAGATGGCGGCGGCACATCCCTCTATCGGCTCGTTCGCCGAATATGGACGGCTGGCGTTGGGCGGCTGGGCCGGTTTTTCGATCGGATGGCTGTATTGGTATTTCTGGGTCATCGTCGTGGCGGTGGAAGCGACCGCGGGTGCAGGCATCCTGCAATACTGGCTGCCCGGTGTGCCGTTATGGGTGTTGAGTTTGGGATTGATGGTGCTATTGACACTGACCAATGTCATTTCCGTCCGCTCGTACGGGGAATTTGAATATTGGTTTGCCTCGATCAAGGTGGGTGCCATCGTCGTCTTTATGATCTTAGGCGGTTTGTATGTCCTGGGATTGTGGCCGGGTGCGTCGATGGATTTCTCCAATCTCTACGCTCACGGCGGGTTCGCCCCTCACGGGTATAGCTCCATCCTCCAGGGGATCGTGATTGTCATCTTTTCGTTTGTCGGATCGGAGATCGTCACCATCGCCGCTGCCGAATCATCCGAACCTGAAAAGGCAGTAGCCAAGGCGACCAACTCCGTGATCTGGCGCGTGCTGGTGTTCTACATCGGGTCGATCCTGTTGGTGGTCACGATGTTGCCCTGGAATGCCGCCAGCGTACTGAAAAGCCCCTATGTCAGCGCGTTGACGGCACTCGATATCCCTGCCGCTGATCAGATCATGAACGTCATCGTGTTGACGGCGGTTCTCTCCTGCCTCAACTCCGGTTTGTACACCTCGTCGCGGATGTTGTACGCATTAGCGAAAAAGGGGGATGCTCCCCGATGGTTCATGCATCTCAACGGCCGGGGCGTTCCCATTCGCGCCATTTTGCTGGGAACGGTGATTGGCTATCTGTCCGTCGTCATGTCGTATGTGTCACCGGACCAAGTTTTCCTGTTCCTCGTCAACTCGTCAGGTGTCGTTGCATTGTTCATCTACCTGCTGATTGCGGTCTCCCAGCTTCGCATGCGCGACCGGCTGGAGCGGGAACGGCCGGAGAGGTTACAGGTTCGGATGTGGGGCTACCCCGTATTAACCTATCTGACCATCGCCGGTATGTTGGCGGTGATCGGGTCCATGGCGTGGATTCCCTCGATGCGGTCCCAGTTGTGGGCCAGTCTGCTCAGTTGGTTGGTGGTATTGGTAGCCTATGCGCTGCGCTACCGGTGGGGTGTGAGTCAATCGGATAACACATCGCAAACGGAAAGGGCTTAA